Proteins encoded by one window of Streptomyces sp. NBC_01477:
- the deoC gene encoding deoxyribose-phosphate aldolase, whose translation MSSVVPAYGPDAPGRLAGLADVTASDAALRRFLHGLPGVDAVGLDARAAGLGTRSVKTTAKAYAIDLAISMIDLTTLEGSDTPGKVRALCAKGRRPDPTDPGTPHVAAICVYPDMVAVAREALGDDSGISIASVATAFPAGRVARPVKLADTADAVAAGADEIDMVIDRGAFLSGRYMEVFEEIRAIKQACVRPDTSAAHLKVIFENGELSTYDNIRRCSWLAMLAGADFIKTSTGKVAVNATPPNTLLMLEAVRDFRDAVGVQVGVKPAGGIRTSKDAIKYLVMVNETLGDDWLSPDWFRFGASSLLNDLLMQRQKLSTGRYSGPDYVTVD comes from the coding sequence ATGTCCTCAGTTGTTCCCGCATACGGCCCCGACGCCCCCGGGCGACTGGCCGGCCTTGCCGATGTCACGGCCTCGGACGCCGCCCTGCGGCGGTTCCTGCACGGCCTGCCCGGGGTCGACGCCGTCGGCCTCGACGCCAGAGCCGCCGGCCTCGGCACCCGGTCGGTCAAGACGACCGCGAAGGCGTACGCCATCGACCTGGCGATCTCGATGATCGACCTGACGACCCTGGAAGGCTCCGACACCCCCGGCAAGGTCCGGGCGCTGTGCGCCAAGGGGCGCAGGCCGGACCCGACCGACCCCGGCACCCCGCATGTCGCGGCGATCTGCGTCTATCCCGACATGGTCGCCGTGGCGCGGGAAGCGCTGGGCGACGACTCCGGCATCAGCATCGCCTCGGTCGCGACCGCCTTCCCCGCGGGCCGGGTCGCGCGGCCGGTCAAGCTCGCCGACACCGCGGACGCGGTCGCCGCGGGGGCCGACGAGATCGACATGGTCATCGACCGCGGCGCCTTCCTGTCCGGGCGCTACATGGAGGTCTTCGAGGAGATCAGGGCGATCAAGCAGGCCTGCGTCCGCCCCGACACGTCCGCCGCCCACCTCAAGGTGATCTTCGAGAACGGCGAGCTGTCGACGTACGACAACATCCGCCGCTGCTCCTGGCTGGCGATGCTGGCCGGCGCCGACTTCATCAAGACCTCCACCGGCAAGGTCGCGGTCAACGCCACCCCGCCCAACACCCTGCTGATGCTGGAGGCGGTACGCGACTTCCGCGACGCGGTCGGCGTGCAGGTCGGGGTCAAGCCGGCCGGCGGCATCCGTACGTCGAAGGACGCGATCAAGTACCTGGTGATGGTCAACGAAACCCTCGGCGACGACTGGCTGTCGCCCGACTGGTTCCGCTTCGGCGCCTCCAGCCTGCTCAATGATCTGCTGATGCAGCGGCAGAAGCTCAGCACCGGCCGGTATTCCGGTCCCGACTACGTCACGGTGGACTGA
- a CDS encoding PH domain-containing protein, with product MTSPRSDRPTPPPDSAGPGQPKYADRAYRSMAGMVGGVGLVAVACWLGGDAIANGKGHTPWLAIAALLLALPLIVALTLRPAVFANSDRIRVRNPFRTITVPWAGVDGVRSSYSTEMLAGGKKYQLWAIPVSLRARKRAARQDAKVKAAGDDAFTPGGGGRRPAYGRRSSPVPGADPTIRAWSDQALSELRELAERHEGKVAEGESTVPVVRWCWEVLAPAAAGAVVLIVLLSLS from the coding sequence ATGACGAGTCCGAGGTCCGACCGCCCGACGCCGCCGCCGGACAGCGCCGGCCCCGGGCAGCCGAAGTACGCCGACCGCGCCTACCGCTCGATGGCCGGGATGGTCGGCGGAGTGGGGCTGGTCGCGGTCGCGTGCTGGCTCGGCGGCGACGCCATCGCCAATGGCAAGGGTCACACTCCCTGGCTGGCCATCGCGGCACTGCTGCTCGCGCTGCCGCTCATCGTGGCGCTCACGCTGCGGCCCGCGGTCTTCGCGAACTCCGACCGGATCCGGGTGCGCAACCCGTTCCGTACGATCACCGTGCCGTGGGCCGGGGTCGACGGGGTGCGGTCCTCGTACTCCACGGAGATGCTGGCCGGCGGCAAGAAGTACCAGCTCTGGGCCATCCCGGTCTCGCTGCGCGCACGCAAGCGGGCGGCCAGGCAGGACGCCAAGGTGAAGGCGGCGGGGGACGACGCGTTCACGCCGGGCGGCGGGGGGAGGCGGCCCGCGTACGGGCGCAGGTCCTCGCCCGTGCCGGGGGCGGACCCGACCATCCGGGCCTGGTCGGACCAGGCGCTCAGTGAACTGCGGGAGCTGGCCGAGCGCCACGAGGGCAAGGTGGCGGAGGGCGAGTCCACCGTGCCGGTGGTGCGCTGGTGCTGGGAGGTCCTGGCCCCTGCGGCGGCCGGTGCGGTGGTCCTGATCGTCCTGCTGTCCCTCAGCTAG
- a CDS encoding IS110 family transposase, which produces MFEIEDVGVFLGLDVGKSAHHGHGLTPTGKKVFDKPLPNSEPKLRAVFDKLTTKFGTVLVIVDQPASIGALPLAVARDAGCQVAYLPGLAMRRIADLYPGEAKTDAKDAAVIADAARTMPHTLRSLELTDEITAELTVLTGFDQDLAAEATRTSNRIRGLLTQFHPSLERVLGPRLDHQAVTWLLERHGSPAALRKAGRRRLVELIRPKAPRMAHRLIDDVFDALDEQTVVVPGTGTLDIVVPSLAASLAAVHTQRRAMETQINTLLEAHPLSQVLTSMPGVGVRTAAVLLTTVGDGTSFPTAAHLASYAGLAPTTRQSGTSIHGEHAPRGGNRQLKRAMFLSAFACMNADPASRTYYDKQRARGKTHTQALLRLARQRISVLFAMLRDGTFYETRAPKGVELAA; this is translated from the coding sequence ATGTTCGAGATCGAAGACGTGGGCGTGTTCCTCGGCCTGGACGTCGGCAAGTCCGCCCACCACGGGCACGGGCTCACCCCGACCGGGAAGAAGGTCTTCGACAAGCCGCTGCCCAACAGCGAACCGAAGCTGCGGGCCGTGTTCGACAAGCTGACCACGAAGTTCGGCACCGTCCTGGTCATCGTGGACCAGCCCGCCTCCATCGGCGCCCTGCCCCTGGCCGTCGCCCGCGACGCCGGCTGCCAGGTGGCCTACCTGCCCGGCCTGGCCATGCGACGGATCGCCGACCTCTACCCCGGCGAGGCCAAGACCGACGCCAAGGACGCGGCCGTCATCGCCGACGCCGCGCGAACCATGCCGCACACCCTGCGCTCCCTGGAACTGACCGACGAGATCACCGCCGAGCTGACCGTGCTGACCGGCTTCGACCAGGACCTCGCCGCCGAGGCCACCCGCACCAGCAACCGGATACGCGGCCTGCTCACCCAGTTCCACCCCAGCCTGGAGCGCGTCCTGGGCCCCCGCCTGGACCACCAGGCCGTCACCTGGCTCCTGGAACGCCACGGCTCCCCGGCCGCCCTGCGCAAAGCCGGCCGCCGCAGACTCGTGGAACTGATCCGCCCGAAGGCCCCGCGCATGGCCCACAGGCTGATCGACGACGTCTTCGACGCGCTCGACGAGCAGACCGTCGTCGTCCCCGGCACCGGCACCCTCGACATCGTCGTCCCCTCCCTGGCCGCCTCCCTGGCCGCCGTGCACACCCAGCGCCGGGCGATGGAAACCCAGATCAACACCCTGCTGGAGGCCCACCCTCTTTCCCAGGTCCTGACCTCGATGCCCGGCGTCGGTGTCAGGACCGCCGCAGTCCTGCTGACCACCGTCGGCGACGGAACCAGCTTCCCCACCGCCGCCCACCTCGCCTCCTACGCAGGCCTCGCCCCCACCACCCGACAATCCGGCACCTCGATCCACGGCGAACACGCCCCCCGAGGCGGAAACCGGCAGCTCAAACGCGCCATGTTCCTATCCGCCTTCGCCTGCATGAACGCCGATCCCGCCTCCCGGACCTACTACGACAAGCAACGAGCCCGCGGAAAAACCCACACCCAAGCACTCCTCCGACTCGCCCGCCAACGCATCAGCGTCCTGTTCGCCATGCTCCGCGACGGCACCTTCTATGAGACTCGGGCACCGAAAGGCGTCGAGCTCGCCGCCTAA